Proteins encoded in a region of the Pseudomonas sp. GOM7 genome:
- a CDS encoding arylamine N-acetyltransferase family protein encodes MSEAFKLDLHTYLGRLGYASAPPATLDTLRELQARHTAQFPFETLTCLLRVPVEVEPAAIQDKLLRQGRGGYCFELNRLFLLLLQALGFDARGLTGRVLLNGPEDAQPARTHMLVLVTLDGLRYITDVGFGGMVPTGPLLLDSEAEQATPHEPYRLTSVDGTYTLRALVAGTWRAMYRFDLQHVADIDYVVGNWYVCTHPDSPFLGQMIAARTGPGLRKSLNNGSFAIHRLGQASERVQLQSVDEVLRVLREEFGIRVPEHPELHSLIERSMAQG; translated from the coding sequence ATGAGCGAAGCATTCAAGCTGGATCTTCACACTTACCTGGGGCGTCTGGGCTATGCCTCGGCGCCACCGGCGACCCTCGACACCTTGCGCGAATTGCAGGCGCGGCACACGGCACAATTCCCCTTTGAAACCCTGACCTGTCTGCTGCGCGTGCCGGTGGAGGTCGAGCCTGCCGCGATCCAGGACAAGCTGCTGCGCCAGGGGCGAGGCGGTTACTGCTTCGAGCTCAACCGCCTGTTCCTGCTGCTGTTGCAGGCGCTGGGCTTCGACGCGCGCGGGCTGACCGGGCGCGTGCTCCTGAACGGCCCGGAGGATGCCCAGCCGGCTCGCACTCATATGTTGGTACTGGTGACCCTCGATGGCCTGCGCTACATCACCGATGTCGGTTTCGGCGGTATGGTGCCCACCGGCCCGTTGCTGCTGGACAGCGAGGCAGAGCAGGCCACGCCCCATGAGCCCTATCGCCTGACATCGGTGGACGGCACCTACACCCTGCGTGCATTGGTGGCTGGAACCTGGCGGGCGATGTACCGGTTCGATCTGCAGCATGTGGCGGATATCGATTACGTGGTCGGTAACTGGTACGTGTGCACCCATCCGGATTCGCCCTTTCTTGGCCAGATGATCGCCGCCCGCACTGGCCCAGGCCTGCGCAAGAGCCTGAACAACGGCAGCTTCGCCATCCACCGCCTGGGGCAGGCGAGTGAGCGGGTGCAGTTGCAGAGCGTCGATGAGGTGCTGAGGGTGCTGCGGGAGGAGTTCGGGATTCGCGTGCCGGAGCATCCGGAGCTGCACAGCCTCATCGAGCGCTCGATGGCACAGGGCTGA
- a CDS encoding protein kinase domain-containing protein, whose translation MNAASLLTKDQIYSFFPLIKERYILEGDKAIGEESGFGAVWRAKDRWIDSIVAIKISNINLADEIKICREAAETVRVFDVYRSPNGWHAYTMEHLDYPWKTLSSHIKTRRYKKNNIQHYFDSFEIIRGVLHGLSKLHGKPYQRGGKYIHADIKPSNIFFYTKVKKRPHTVFRMPEATEIIKIIDLGVGVEKGKSIIGYTPLYRPPGVDTAEPGYDLYATAISFIELLTGKAPSHDLLKHKSRLKKLLNSHSSGSIYIDEIALNFATKCKNSATQKATTATSLINQLDKELFNLEPLKLICLKALASAPFSEGTKSELTEILYPAISKYWGWKRTSSKRRDLIGDYISALRDEGFIQTGSSKRMYKTK comes from the coding sequence GTGAATGCTGCAAGCCTCCTAACAAAAGACCAAATATATAGCTTCTTTCCGCTCATCAAAGAGCGATACATTCTAGAAGGAGACAAGGCAATTGGAGAAGAAAGCGGCTTCGGAGCTGTCTGGCGCGCCAAAGATCGCTGGATTGACAGTATAGTAGCAATTAAAATTAGCAATATAAATCTTGCAGATGAAATAAAAATATGCAGAGAAGCAGCAGAAACCGTTAGGGTATTTGATGTATATCGCTCCCCAAACGGGTGGCACGCCTACACAATGGAACACCTAGATTATCCTTGGAAGACTCTTTCCAGCCACATAAAAACACGGCGATACAAGAAAAACAACATACAGCACTACTTTGACTCCTTTGAAATCATTAGAGGAGTCCTTCACGGACTAAGCAAATTACATGGAAAACCATACCAGAGGGGCGGAAAATATATTCACGCCGACATCAAACCATCAAACATATTTTTCTATACAAAAGTAAAAAAGCGGCCCCACACTGTGTTTAGAATGCCCGAAGCCACAGAAATAATAAAAATAATAGATCTTGGCGTTGGAGTTGAAAAAGGGAAAAGTATAATCGGTTACACCCCCTTATACCGGCCACCAGGAGTAGACACAGCAGAGCCAGGCTATGACCTGTATGCGACAGCCATTTCCTTTATAGAGCTGCTTACTGGAAAAGCTCCTTCTCACGACCTACTCAAGCATAAATCTAGACTAAAAAAGCTACTCAACAGCCACTCCTCCGGATCGATATACATTGATGAAATCGCATTGAATTTTGCGACAAAATGCAAAAATTCTGCCACTCAAAAAGCCACAACCGCTACGTCCCTTATAAATCAGCTAGACAAAGAACTATTTAATCTAGAGCCATTAAAACTAATCTGCCTAAAAGCTCTAGCCAGCGCTCCATTTAGTGAAGGAACAAAATCAGAACTAACTGAAATCCTTTACCCTGCCATCTCCAAATACTGGGGCTGGAAAAGAACGAGTTCTAAACGCAGAGATCTTATTGGTGATTACATTTCTGCATTGCGCGATGAAGGATTTATCCAAACCGGAAGCTCTAAACGAATGTACAAGACAAAATAA
- a CDS encoding ABC transporter ATP-binding protein/permease — MDWHQALTDSLIWLAIASLCTLVGFTLTALALVRFTRWGGQFWQIAGPYLNPRNSWRPLATFALLLLLSLFAVRMNVLFSFWYNGFYSALQELDQKAFWFMLGIFAILASIHVARALFDFYVNQALSIHWRTWLNQRLTDDWLKGDAYYRGQFLDQPIDNPDQRIELDVAAFVSGSLKLSLGAVSSLVSLVAFSAILWGLSAPLTVAGVEIPRAMVFAVYIYVIIATLIAFRLGRPLIRLNFLNEQRSANFRYALVRLREYAENVAFYQGRDVERRTLLGRFAALVENLWALVYRTLKFDGFNLGVSQVAVVFPFIIQAPRFFSGAIKLGDVMQTAQAFGQVQDALSFFRSSYDAFAQYRATLDRLSGLLDANQQARELPHVTTSAQASGLHVENLHLQRPDGQLLVDGLNLDLHPGQALLVRGPSGCGKTTLLRALAGLWPYADGQVARPTGHQALFLAQRPYLPLGDLRSALAYPAEPGDDRERMQQVLEQVCLPHLAGRLDEPGDWSRVLSLGEQQRLAFARLLYNRPAVAFLDESSSAMDEGLEQSLYTLLRRELPDTLLISVGHRHTLAAFHSHQLDLDGKGGWQLSSRNG, encoded by the coding sequence ATGGATTGGCACCAAGCCCTTACCGACAGCCTGATCTGGCTGGCCATCGCCTCACTGTGCACCCTTGTCGGCTTCACCCTCACCGCCCTCGCCCTGGTACGCTTCACCCGCTGGGGCGGGCAGTTCTGGCAGATCGCCGGGCCCTACCTGAACCCGCGCAACAGTTGGCGACCGCTGGCGACCTTCGCCCTGCTCCTGCTTCTGTCGCTGTTCGCGGTGCGCATGAACGTGCTGTTCTCCTTCTGGTACAACGGCTTCTACAGCGCCCTGCAGGAGCTGGATCAGAAGGCGTTCTGGTTCATGCTGGGCATCTTCGCCATTCTCGCCAGCATCCACGTGGCGCGGGCGCTGTTCGACTTCTACGTCAACCAGGCGCTGAGCATTCACTGGCGCACCTGGCTCAACCAGCGCCTGACCGATGACTGGCTCAAGGGCGATGCCTACTACCGTGGCCAGTTCCTCGACCAGCCGATCGACAACCCCGACCAACGCATCGAGCTGGACGTCGCCGCTTTCGTCTCCGGCTCGCTCAAGCTCTCGCTCGGCGCGGTCAGCTCGCTGGTCTCGCTGGTGGCCTTCAGCGCCATTCTCTGGGGGCTGTCCGCACCGCTGACGGTGGCCGGCGTGGAGATCCCACGAGCGATGGTGTTCGCCGTATACATCTACGTGATCATCGCCACACTGATCGCCTTCCGCCTAGGCCGCCCGTTGATCCGCCTGAACTTCCTCAACGAGCAACGCTCGGCCAACTTCCGTTATGCCCTGGTGCGCCTGCGTGAATACGCCGAGAACGTCGCCTTCTACCAGGGCCGCGACGTGGAACGGCGTACCCTGCTGGGCCGCTTCGCCGCACTGGTGGAAAACCTCTGGGCGCTGGTCTACCGAACCCTGAAATTCGACGGATTCAACCTTGGCGTCAGCCAGGTGGCCGTGGTCTTTCCCTTCATCATCCAGGCGCCGCGCTTCTTCAGTGGCGCCATCAAGCTCGGCGACGTGATGCAGACCGCGCAGGCCTTCGGCCAGGTGCAGGACGCCCTGTCGTTCTTCCGCAGCAGCTACGATGCCTTCGCCCAGTACCGCGCCACCCTCGACCGCCTGAGCGGCCTGCTCGACGCCAACCAACAGGCCCGCGAACTGCCCCACGTCACCACCAGCGCCCAAGCCAGCGGCCTGCACGTCGAGAACCTGCACCTGCAACGCCCGGACGGCCAACTGCTGGTTGATGGCCTCAACCTCGACCTGCACCCCGGCCAGGCCCTGCTGGTGCGCGGCCCTTCCGGCTGCGGCAAGACCACCCTGCTACGCGCCCTCGCCGGCCTCTGGCCCTACGCCGATGGCCAAGTGGCGCGGCCCACCGGGCACCAGGCGCTGTTCCTCGCCCAACGCCCGTACCTGCCGCTGGGCGACCTGCGCAGCGCATTGGCCTACCCCGCCGAACCGGGCGATGACCGCGAGCGCATGCAACAGGTGCTGGAACAAGTTTGCCTGCCGCACCTGGCAGGTCGTCTGGACGAACCCGGCGACTGGAGCCGCGTCTTGTCCCTGGGTGAACAACAACGCCTGGCCTTCGCCCGCCTGCTCTACAACCGCCCTGCAGTGGCCTTCCTTGACGAATCCAGCTCGGCCATGGACGAAGGGTTGGAACAGTCGCTCTACACCCTGCTGCGCCGCGAACTGCCCGACACCCTGCTGATCAGCGTCGGCCACCGCCACACTCTCGCCGCCTTCCACAGCCACCAGCTCGATCTGGATGGCAAAGGGGGTTGGCAGTTGAGCAGTCGCAACGGCTAA
- a CDS encoding CoA-acylating methylmalonate-semialdehyde dehydrogenase, whose protein sequence is MSQIPHLINGERVTGTGRTAPVFNPSTGDSTTAVGLADRATLQLAIDAAKAAFPAWRNTPPAKRAQIMFRFKQLLEQNENEIAALISAEHGKTIEDAVGELKRGIENVEFACAAPEILKGEYSRNVGPNIDAWTDLQPVGVVAGITPFNFPAMVPLWMYPLAIVCGNCFILKPSERDPSSTLFIAELLHQAGLPKGVLNLVNGDKDAVDGLIEAPEVKALSFVGSTPIAEYIYSEGTKRGKRVQALGGAKNHAVLMPDADLDNAVSALMGAAYGSCGERCMAISVAVCVGDQIADALVEKIVPQIQALKIGAGTSCGLDMGPLVTAAARDKVKGYIDAGVAQGAKLVVDGRGLVVPGNENGFFVGGTLFDKVTPDMTIYTDEIFGPVLCIVRVGSLEEAMQLINDHEYGNGTCIFTRDGEAARLFCDEIEVGMVGVNVPLPVPVSYHSFGGWKRSLFGDLHAYGPDGVRFYTRKKAITQRWPARKSHEAAQFAFPSNG, encoded by the coding sequence ATGAGCCAAATTCCTCACCTGATCAACGGCGAACGCGTGACCGGCACTGGCCGCACCGCCCCGGTATTCAACCCCTCTACCGGCGATTCCACCACAGCCGTCGGCCTGGCCGACCGCGCCACCTTGCAACTGGCCATCGACGCCGCCAAGGCCGCCTTCCCGGCCTGGCGCAACACCCCGCCGGCCAAGCGCGCGCAGATCATGTTCCGCTTCAAGCAACTGCTGGAGCAGAACGAGAACGAAATCGCCGCGCTGATCAGCGCCGAGCATGGCAAGACCATTGAGGACGCCGTCGGTGAACTCAAGCGCGGTATCGAGAACGTCGAATTCGCCTGCGCCGCCCCGGAAATTCTCAAGGGCGAATACAGCCGCAACGTCGGCCCGAACATCGACGCCTGGACCGACCTGCAGCCGGTCGGCGTGGTGGCCGGCATCACCCCGTTCAACTTCCCGGCCATGGTGCCGCTGTGGATGTACCCGCTGGCCATCGTCTGCGGCAACTGCTTCATCCTCAAGCCCTCCGAGCGCGACCCCAGCTCCACACTGTTCATCGCCGAGCTGCTGCACCAGGCCGGCCTGCCCAAGGGCGTGCTGAACCTGGTCAACGGCGACAAGGACGCGGTCGACGGCCTGATCGAAGCGCCCGAGGTCAAGGCCCTGAGCTTCGTTGGCTCGACCCCGATCGCCGAATACATCTACAGCGAAGGCACCAAGCGCGGCAAACGCGTGCAGGCCCTGGGCGGCGCGAAGAACCACGCCGTGCTGATGCCCGATGCCGACCTGGACAACGCCGTCAGCGCCCTGATGGGCGCGGCCTACGGCTCCTGCGGCGAGCGCTGCATGGCCATCTCGGTGGCCGTGTGCGTGGGCGACCAGATCGCCGACGCACTGGTGGAGAAGATCGTCCCGCAGATCCAGGCGCTGAAGATCGGTGCCGGCACCTCCTGCGGGCTGGACATGGGCCCGCTGGTCACCGCGGCTGCGCGCGACAAGGTCAAGGGCTACATCGACGCTGGTGTGGCCCAGGGCGCCAAGCTGGTGGTCGACGGTCGCGGCCTGGTGGTGCCGGGTAACGAGAACGGCTTCTTCGTCGGTGGCACCCTGTTCGACAAGGTGACCCCGGACATGACCATCTACACCGACGAAATCTTCGGCCCAGTGCTGTGCATCGTCCGCGTCGGCAGCCTGGAAGAGGCCATGCAACTGATCAACGATCACGAGTACGGCAACGGCACCTGCATCTTCACCCGTGACGGTGAAGCCGCGCGCCTGTTCTGCGACGAGATCGAAGTGGGCATGGTCGGCGTCAACGTGCCGCTGCCGGTGCCGGTGAGCTACCACAGCTTCGGCGGCTGGAAGCGCTCGCTGTTCGGCGACCTGCACGCCTACGGCCCGGATGGTGTGCGCTTCTACACCCGCAAGAAGGCCATCACCCAGCGCTGGCCGGCACGCAAGAGCCACGAGGCCGCGCAGTTCGCCTTCCCCAGCAATGGCTGA